The following coding sequences are from one Cryptococcus deuterogattii R265 chromosome 1, complete sequence window:
- a CDS encoding VPS15 protein kinase translates to MGNISSMARASTALDSYVAELGNDISYDKSLSSSRFLKTILARHSYGPIVLKIFIKPDAAMSLRVIQRRLKLERDVLSDLANVNTYQTFVETEKAGYLIRQWIGSNLYDRVSQQPYLADIEKKWIAFQMLTTLRDARNRKVAHGDIKSENILLTSSLSLLLTDFSSSFKPTYLPLDDPSDFSFFFDTSGRRTCYIAPERFYASDSKVADRKRASESESGEWFARRDGKITEEMDVFSAGCVLAEMWTDGRTVFNLSELYAYREGALSLNGLLGNIHDANVRGMIAQMLSKEPSERPSFDHILSKYRESIFPEYFYTFLEDYINSLNEKAEASSFRDDVEGGFLQHSAGQSGIKIDRLLDEWEGIVTYLGEGPSDNGPALLILNVITSSVRHCLFPSSRLHALRLFLNLLPYLLDEDKIDRIVPYIVELLSDDMPHVRAEACRTLIQVVESVTSVTPQNATFIPEYLLPQMRHLTMDSDIFVRTTYAQSLVKLANAAVNMLEMSQAAKDGTSVHGTESSGIVEPDYDAMLQEIQGAVEEQATTLLIDPASAVKRGILSSISDLCLFFGRQKSNEIVLSHIMTYLNDKDWMLRLAFFDGIVGVGAFIGLRAVEEYVLPLMFQALADPEEAIIARVVGSLTSLASLGLLARMRLWDAFFAVKGFMFHPNVWIRQGAVGLVAVVAKNLPSSDVWCILYPAIRPMLHSDVKEMDEAALMSALLPPLARSTLIAARVAALQNTPPGFWDIPPLKSSAKFDLVKSQKLPPNPHRLKDSGISALDEKKIEALKEHIVKQAHAIKAREATDQNPPPEASLVNSKSVSLTDLGVTPQTIFISPRTIGVDAAKVELRRFRPDLEPESRRTTFTTNRSIRGPVDNPLDEIRRKLAALEPLSRPDTPTAKEKAATPTTTTTSHTSQPSVDTGVSPSESNLSSTLDITAMTKSGKKKKVDSKAAPAVGASHTNAVGTTTIHDEPISGRTTPVATALTQITLSGANTPKGQPAAPYTSSYEGQDPGVRAFLEQVDLDNYREPLLDFGPRVGANHRKRNTRANKTSSSSSGSASSSPTNVTMIAHLTHHEGAITGIITSPDSVFFASSSEDGQILIWDAARLERSVTTKPRLVYKMEAPIVSMCGIENTYCLAVASEDGQVHVLRVHTGGGSGGSNTRYSKVECIRTWNTEESDGHVRFVSHLQDSTLLLLTSMSVIATLDIRSMEIKQRFQHPLELGIITTYCLSTHWLVLGTSIGVLSLWDLRFGLLLKSWKAGGGVTSCRIHPSRGRGRWIMVSISPTWPYAQMGPSTDKSEEPQPPKPIVEVYDIESSKLVEVYEIRSRRSGRPSETVPEPVEVIPNKAALIAELARSTPSLPSLIPADDFDATNPLPTPPSAVLDLMVGQGWTSLGRPEESILMSVPELGSSDKNGEGQGGPGWMITAGEDRIVRYWDLVKPQDGFVVCGSQKEKDVNFRRLSEGSSPTTFYTLPNVHRQGQGPTRDKERQPLQSHYDAICKLGTLETPFSSCIVSADRSGIIKVWRMEGTAGLLR, encoded by the exons ATGGGAAACATATCTTCCATGGCCAGGGC CTCAACAGCTCTGGATTCTTACGTTGCCGAACTTGGCAATGACATTTCATACGACAAGAG TTTATCATCCTCCCGGTTCCTCAAGACCATCTTGGCTCGCCATAGCTACGGCCCGATCGTTCTCAAGATATTCATTAAACCCGATGCAGCCATGTCACTTCGGGTCATACAACGAAGACTGAAATTGGAGAGGGATGTTCTCTCGGACCTTGCGAATGTGAATACATACCAGACGTTTGTGGAGACGGAGAAGGCTGGGTATCTTATCCGGCAGTGGATAGGATCAAACTTGTATGATCGAGTCAG TCAACAGCCGTACCTCGCAGATAtagagaagaaatggatCGCCTTTCAAATGCTAACCACCCTTCGGGATGCTCGCAATCGCAAG GTTGCACACGGCGACATCAAGTCTGAAAACATACTCCtcacttcctccctctctctccttctaACAgacttctcctcctcgttcAAACCAACATACCTTCCCCTAGACGACCCCTCCGActtttcattcttcttcgataCCTCTGGACGGCGTACATGCTATATCGCACCTGAAAGATTCTATGCCTCCGACTCCAAGGTGGCTGATCGGAAAAGGGCGTCCGAGAGTGAGAGCGGGGAATGGTTTGCgaggagggatgggaagattacagaggaaatggatgTCTTTAGTGCTGGATGCGTGCTGGCAGAAATGTGGACTGATGGACGGACGGTGTTTAATCTCAGCGAGCTGTATGCGTACCGCGAGGGCGCCTTGAGTTTGAACGGGTTGTTGGGGAATATACACGATGCAAATGTTCGG GGAATGATTGCGCAAATGCTATCAAAGGAACCTTCCGAACGACCCTCATTCGATCATATTCTTTCAAAGTACCGCGAAAGCATCTTCCCCGAATATTTTTACACATTTTTAGAAGACTATATTAACTCACTCAACGAAAAGGCGGAAGCTTCGAGTTTTCGGGATGATGTGGAAGGGGGATTCTTGCAACACTCAGCAGGACAAAGTGGCATCAAGATTGACAGGTTACTAGACGAATGGGAAGGGATTGTCACTTATCTTGGAGAGGGTCCATCCGATA ACGGCCCAGCACTACTCATCCTTAATGTAATCACCTCTTCTGTCCGACATTGTCtatttccctcctcccgcCTCCACGCCCTCCGCCTGTTTCTAAACCTCCTCCCGTATCTCCTTGACGAAGACAAAATCGACCGCATTGTACCCTACATCGTCGAGCTCCTCTCCGACGACATGCCGCACGTCCGCGCCGAAGCGTGCAGGACTTTGATTCAAGTCGTCGAGAGCGTTACCTCAGTGACTCCACAGAACGCAACGTTCATCCCAGAGTATCTCTTGCCGCAGATGAGGCACCTGACAATGGACAGTGATATCTTTGTAAGGACCACGTATGCGCAGAGTTTGGTCAAGTTGGCGAATGCAGCGGTGAAcatgttggagatgagtCAGGCTGCGAAAGATGGCACGTCGGTTCATGGGACAGAGTCGTCTGGGATTGTCGAG CCCGATTACGATGCGATGCTTCAAGAGATCCAAGGCGCTGTCGAAGAACAAGCTACAACCCTCCTCATCGATCCTGCCTCCGCTGTCAAGCGCGGAatcctttcctccatctctgaCCTATGCCTGTTTTTCGGTCGCCAAAAGTCAAACGAAATCGTGCTCAGCCACATTATGACTTATTTGAACGATAAAGATTGGATGCTCCGGCTGGCTTTCTTTGATGGGATTGTAGGTGTAGGAGCGTTTATAGGTTTAAGAGCCGTGGAGGAATACGTACTTCCACTCATGTTTCAAGCTTTGGCCG ACCCTGAAGAAGCTATAATCGCGAGGGTGGTCGGCTCATTGACAAGCCTCGCATCTCTTGGCTTACTCGCACGAATGCGATTATGGGATGCTTTTTTCGCTGTGAAAGGGTTCATGTTCCACCCAAATGTTTGGATTCGCCAAG GCGCGGTGGGACTCGTTGCAGTTGTAGCAAAAAACCTCCCGTCTTCGGATGTTTGGTGTATCCTTTATCCTGCGATCAGACCCATGCTCCACTCGGATGtcaaggagatggatgaagcAGCACTAATGTCGGCTCTCTTGCCTCCT TTGGCGAGAAGCACTTTGATAGCTGCAAGGGTTGCAGCTCTGCAAAATACTCCACCAGGCTTCTGGGATATCCCCCCCTTAAAGTCATCAGCTAAATTTGACCTTGTGAAGTCTCAGAAATTACCACCAAATCC TCATCGTTTGAAGGATAGCGGTATCTCTGCATtggacgagaagaaaatTGAGGCTTTGAAGGAGCATATTGTTAAACAAGCACATGCCATCAAAGC GCGGGAAGCTACCGATCAGAACCCTCCGCCAGAGGCATCACTTGTCAATTCTAAATCTGTCTCTTTGACCGACTTGGGCGTAACGCCTCAAACAATCTTCATCAGTCCCCGTACGATTGGCGTCGATGCTGCCAAAGTCGAACTCCGACGTTTCCGCCCAGATCTTGAACCTGAAAGTCGCCGGACGACGTTTACTACTAATCGAAGCATTCGTGGTCCTGTCGATAACCCCTTAGATGAGATTCGCAGGAAACTGGCTGCACTTGAACCGCTCTCAAGGCCCGATACACCAAcggcaaaggaaaaggccGCAACGCCAACGACGACCACGACAAGTCATACTAGTCAGCCATCTGTAGATACAGGTGTGAGCCCGTCAGAGTCCAACCTGTCATCAACATTGGATATTACTGCCATGACAAAatctgggaagaagaaaaaggtggaCTCAAAAGCTGCTCCAGCAGTGGGAGCATCACATACGAATGCAGTGGGGACTACCACGATACATGACGAGCCGATCTCGGGTAGAACCACGCCTGTTGCTACCGCTCTCACTCAAATCACCCTCAGCGGGGCCAACACACCTAAGGGACAGCCTGCGGCACCATATACGAGCTCTTATGAAGGGCAGGATCCGGGGGTGAGAGCTTTCCTCGAGCAAGTTGATTTGGATAACTACCGAGAACCTCTCCTTGACTTTGGTCCTCGAGTGGGAGCGAACCATCGCAAACGAAATACGCGCGCCAACAAGAcgtcgtcttcctcatcaggATCGGCGTCGTCGTCGCCAACCAACGTGACTATGATCGCGCACTTGACACATCATGAAGGAGCGATCACAGGTATTATCACTTCGCCCGATAGTGTCTTTTTCGCTTCATCTTCGGAAGATGGTCAGATATTGATCTGGGATGCCGCCCGTCTGGAGAGAAGTGTTACTACGAAACCCCGTCTCGTGTATAAAATGGAAGCACCTATAGTGTCCATGTGTGGGATTGAGAACACATATTGTCTGGCCGTGGCGAGTGAAGACGGTCAGGTACATGTTTTGCGAGTGCATACGGGCGGAGGTAGTGGGGGGAGTAATACGAGGTATTCAAAAGTGGAGTGTATCAGGACTTGGAACACCGAGGAGTCTGACGGTCATGTAAGGTTTGTGTCGCATTTGCAAG ACTCGACACTGCTTTTACTCACATCGATGTCTGTCATCGCCACTCTTGATATCAGAAGCATGGAAATCAAACAACGTTTCCAGCATCCACTAGAGCTTGGGATCATCACCACTTACTGTTTATCGACCCATTGGCTAGTACTAGGTACTTCAATTGGAGTGTTGAGTCTCTGGGATCTACGTTTTGGATTACTTCTCAAGTCTTGGAAAGCTGGCGGAGGTGTCACCAGCTGCCGTATCCACCCATCAAGAGGCCGTGGTCGATGGATCATGGTGTCAATATCACCGACATGGCCATATGCCCAAATGGGCCCTTCTACTGACAAGTCAGAGGAACCGCAGCCTCCGAAGCCTATCGTGGAGGTGTATGATATCGAAAGCTCTAAATTAGTAGAAGTTTACGAAATAAGGAGCCGCAGATCTGGTAGACCTTCCGAGACTGTTCCCGAGCCTGTAGAGGTCATCCCCAACAAGGCCGCTCTAATCGCAGAGCTCGCTCGATCGACACCCTCCCTGCCTTCTCTAATCCCAGCCGATGACTTTGATGCGACCAATCCTCTACCCACGCCGCCCAGTGCCGTACTTGATCTTATGGTCGGACAGGGGTGGACCAGCTTGGGGAGGCCGGAAGAGTCTATATTAATGTCCGTACCAGAGTTAGGATCCTCGGACAAAAATGGTGAGGGGCAAGGTGGACCGGGATGGATGATTACCGCTGGAGAGGACAGGATAGTGAGGTACTGGGACCTAGTCAAACCTCAAGATGGCTTCGTGGTCTGTGGATctcaaaaagagaaggacgtCAACTTCCG CCGACTGTCCGAAGGTTCATCACCAACTACGTTTTACACTCTTCCAAATGTCCATcgccaagggcaaggacCTACTCGGGACAAGGAACGACAACCTCTCCAATCCCACTATGACGCGATATGCAAACTTGGAACATTAGAAACCCCCTTCTCAAGCTGCATCGTAAGTGCTGATAGAAGCGGTATAATAAAAGTatggagaatggaaggaaCGGCTGGTCTATTGCGTTAG
- a CDS encoding cytoplasmic protein encodes MPPKVKDDKTFGMKNKNKSSKVQKHIATVQKQQEQAGKSKSDKAKEKEREKAAEAKAAALAKKKMEAELFRPAQVQKVPFGTDPKTVLCVYFKAGHCEKGNKCKFSHDRNVERKVEKINLYADQREEKSKDSMDTWDEEKLRNVVTENGRKQKNATDIVCKYFIQAIEDKKYGWFWECPNGGDKCMYRHALPPGFVLKSDKKKQEEAAKKDQISLEQFIEVERHKLKPPLTPVTPETFATWKKNRLEKKAAEQEALEKAKATQRAAGKMTGMTGKDMFEFGGELYEHVDEGEEGDEDWDISRMLARYRDDETTTTAFDPTKGKFVNPRTGEVVDDPEDETVAEVAKKVEDVKVEL; translated from the exons ATGCCACCCAAAGTCAAAGACGACAAG ACCTTTGGTATGAAGAACAAAAACAAGTCTTCAAAGGTTCAAAAGCACATTGCCACCGTCCAAAAACAACAGGAGCAAGCTGGTAAAAGCAAGAGCGAT AAAGctaaggaaaaggagagagaaaaggctGCTGAGGCCAAAGCGGCTGCtttggcaaagaagaagatggaagccGAGCTGTTCAGGCCTGCCCAGGTTCAGAAAGTGCCCTTTGGAACTG ATCCCAAAACA GTGCTTTGTGTCTACTTCAAAGCGGGTCATTGTGAAAAGG GTAACAAGTGCAAGTTCTCCCACGACCGGAACGTTGAACGaaaggtggaaaagatCAACCTTTATGCTGATCAACGAGAGGAGAAATCCAAGG ACTCTATGGATACTTGGGACGAAGAGAAGCTCAGGAATGTCGTAAcggagaatggaagaaaacaaaagaaTGCGACTGAT ATCGTCTGTAAATATTTCATTCAAGCCATCGAAGACAAAAAATACGGGTGGTT CTGGGAATGC CCCAACGGAGGCGACAAGTGCATGTACCGCCATGCCCTTCCTCCAGGATTCGTCCTTAAATCCGATaaaaagaagcaggaagaggcagCCAAGAAGGACCAAATATCCCTTGAACAATTCATCGAGGTTGAGCGACACAAGCTCAAGCCCCCTCTCACCCCAGTCACTCCAGAAACCTTTGCCacatggaagaagaatcgtcttgagaagaaggccgcTGAGCAAGAGGCTCTcgagaaggccaaggcgACGCAAAGGGCGGCTGGTAAGATGACAGGTATGACCGGTAAAGACATGTTCGAGTTTGGTGGAGAATTGTATGAGCATGTGGACgaaggtgaggaaggagacgAGGATTGGGATATCTCCCGAATGTTGGCACGATAT CGCGACGACGAGACCACGACAACCGCGTTTGATCCCACCAAGGGTAAATTCGTCAATCCTCGAACTGGTGAAGTGGTGGACGATCCAGAGGATGAAACAGTCGCGGAAGTTGcgaagaaagtggaggatgtCAAGGTGGAGCTGTAA
- a CDS encoding phytase, with the protein MITANDTPTASTPLLQQVQSSSHNSKVYIERYRWGKRRHRLLLSLLVIAPIILITLVALLAWDAAPPGHCYIKPLCRALKVRNEIQEIWWRNQGPYAPYKELDHRSLGRLPKGCEVDQVTLLHRHTSRYPTTNAGKCMLEALSKIQRRGIAVPRHHPELSFIDKADLDLEDWQFGRLTDQGRKAAWRSGAQIATAYKSLLGKAVDVFTRSSGGERVLETSGYWLEGFRKHHFAIKKKSYLPKVDVIILEKSTFNNTLSVHSCPAFESLDPSPGSMARSDLSPLLSPAIDRLNNALCPRPKLDADDVACLADMCGYDSQSRGLEWKGWSKWCGLFTKDEWEVLGHGKDLKRYYEVGQGSDYGPTMGAGYINEIIARLTDSAPQDNTSTNRTLDADERTFPRGGERFFVDFGHDNEMLEVMAAAGILKQPRPLTTTEVPARRTFILSEIVPFGARLIFERISCDTGYRESGSETTPAEGEESITKYVRILLNDKVQTIAHIACEQSTFAEHGLCELDAFVESQQFATTDACWDICYNVSHNEK; encoded by the exons ATGATCACCGCAAACGACACGCCCACCGCATCGACACCTCTACTACAACAGGTGCAAAGCTCATCTCACAACTCCAAGGTATACATTGAGCGATATCGCTGGGGAAAGCGGCGACATCGCCTATTGCTATCCCTTCTCGTAATAGCTCCAATCATATTAATCACACTTGTGGCGTTACTAGCTTGGGACGCCGCACCTCCTGGACATTGTTATATCAAACCCCTTTGCCGAGCGTTAAAAGTTAGAAATGAAATACAGGAAATATGGTGGAGAAATCAAGGCCCGTATGCTCCTTACAAGGAACTTGATCACAGAAGCCTAGGACGTTTGCCAAAAGGCTGTGAAGTTGATCAAGTCACTCTG CTTCATAGACACACTTCAAGATACCCCACGACCAATGCAGGCAAATGTATGCTCGAAGCTTTAAGCAAAATTCAGAGGAGGGGAATCGCAGTCCCTCGCCATCACCCCGAGTTGTCCTTCATCGACAAGGCAGACCTAGACTTGGAAGACTGGCAATTCGGCCGGTTGACGGATCAAGGCAGAAAAGC TGCATGGAGATCTGGTGCCCAAATAGCCACTGCATATAAATCGTTACTAGGCAAGGCCGTTGATGTTTTCACACGCTCGtcaggaggagaaagggtgCTTGAGACCTCCGGGTACTGGTTAGAA GGGTTCCGAAAACACCATTTCgccatcaagaagaagtctTACTTACCAAAAGTTGATGTGATCATACTCGAGAAATCA ACTTTCAACAATACTCTATCTGTGCATTCATGCCCTGCATTTGAAAGTCTTGACCCTTCACCAGGGTCCATGGCCCGATCAGATCTCTCGCCTTTACTTTCACCGGCCATCGATCGATTGAACAACGCCCTTTGTCCTAGGCCTAAGCTTGATGCTGACGACGTAGCCTGTTTGGCAGACATGTGTGGATATGACAGCCAGTCTAGGGGCTTggaatggaaaggatggtCGAAATGGTGCGGGCTTTTCACGAAGGATGAATGGGAAGTGTTGGGGCATGGAAAAGATTTGAAGAGATACTATGAGGTCGGACAAGGGAGCGATTACGGGCCGACAATGGGC GCTGGTTACATTAACGAAATCATTGCTCGTCTGACCGATTCTGCCCCTCAAGATAACACATCTACGAATCGCACCCTAGACGCTGATGAGCGTACTTTCCCCAGAGGAGGTGAACGTTTTTTTGTT GATTTTGGGCATGATAACGAAATGCTAGAAGTCATGGCAGCCGCAGGCATCCTCAAA CAACCTAGGCCTTTGACGACAACTGAAGTCCCTGCTCGACGAACGTTCATTCTTTCTGAGATCGTCCCATTTGGTGCCCGCCTAATTTTCGAAAGGATCTCCTGCGACACTGGCTACCGGGAATCTGGATCAGAAACTACTCCcgcagaaggagaagaaagtaTCACGAAATATGTCAGGATTTTGCTCAA CGACAAAGTCCAGACAATAGCCCATATTGCATGTGAGCAATCTACTTTCGCTGAACATGGCCTATGTGAGCTGGATGCTTTTGTTGAAAGTCAGCAATTTGCGACAACAGACGCATGTTGGGATATTTGCTACAATGTTTCTCACAACGAGAAATAA
- a CDS encoding mitochondrial distribution and morphology protein 31 has product MRPLLLPLRRLPTSATLGPRRTACADRYLAIHYFFTHHAVQPTTSPISRHIPSRLNSSSSKRCLDCPTDQPAPNPDNPTPPPPQGHAQDYAPFIQRLIRQSKAIAPNSPHRPSKEELLEAANGWWQRMRIRLKWFTIRGWRRFNTDDMSAFASWFLVGNTVWILVGTTTFVSAIFALANSLSLQEYLARWLSDYMTYNTGVTVIFESAIVPKWGSSLITFKNVYVSCRPGEGPSCAPVEGGKKQVRAATAKPPSPVPFLSSAISPETYLAAPPAPPEDNYTMYDVNIDQLEVSLSFMRWLDGKGLVKDVRIKGLRGVVDRRSVWWDLSKPLDPADFRHATQKGDFEFESFHVEDALVTVYQPGLRPYNVSIFNMIVGPFRKRWLFYDLMSAEGITGQFDNCLFSLHMPQKLGKSVEKEGGTVKRMARFRIDGLPIEHVQYASGYTPPMSWLTSGKLDAVLDIKFPHHPDDQVDLQALFAEIGRNVATISHGVHPDDPEGDKLKGAIESAENSLVGVIPGQHRLARPPLRAPKKGDYGKEEEERKVVVDIDLRFRELKAAVPLYTTDLTVTNNALIRPIVAFINANKTLVPIHCQVDADLSNFEGSWTLFETGLMTSISDQIYEAMAFHVSSEAANSRRLRQVSVWGIQRSAEMLIDMLRGVVDPVGAQFATV; this is encoded by the exons ATGCGCCCTCTACTTCTGCCCCTCCGGCGTCTCCCTACTTCCGCCACCCTTGGCCCCCGGAGAACGGCATGTGCCGACCGCTACCTGGCGATTCACTACTTCTTCACACACCACGCCGTCCAGCCCACAACCAGCCCCATCTCACGCCATATCCCTAGCCGGCTCaattcatcctcctcaaaacGCTGCCTTGACTGCCCCACGGATCAGCCCGCCCCGAACCCCGACAATCCCACCCCACCGCCTCCTCAAGGACATGCCCAAGATTACGCACCATTTATCCAGAGGCTCATACGCCAATCAAAAGCCATCGCACCCAATTCTCCACATCGACCcagcaaagaagaattgCTGGAGGCCGCGAATGGGTGGTGGCAGCGTATGAGGATACGGCTCAAATGGTTTACCATCAGGGGCTGGAGGAGATTCAACACGGACGATATGAGTGCATTCGCCAGCTGGTTCTTGGTTGGAAACA CTGTATGGATTCTAGTCGGAAC CACGACATTCGTTTCCGCAATATTTGCCCTTGCCAATTCACTTTCCTTGCAAGAATACCTTGCCCGTTGGTTATCGGATTATATGACATACAACACCGGTGTCACTGTCATTTTCGAATCTGCCATTGTCCCCAAATGGGGTTCCTCTCTCATCACATTCAAAAACGTCTACGTATCATGTCGACCTGGTGAAGGCCCTTCATGCGCTCCAGTCGAAGGCGGTAAAAAACAAGTCAGAGCCGCAACCGCGAAACCCCCATCACCTGTCCCTTTCTTATCCTCCGCTATTTCTCCCGAGACTTACTTGGCTGCCCCACCTGCACCGCCAGAGGATAACTACACAATGTACGATGTAAACATTGACCAGCTCGAAGTTTCGCTCAGTTTTATGCGTTGGTTGGATGGTAAAGGTCTTGTGAAAGACGTGCGCATTAAAGGCCTCCGTGGCGTAGTCGATAGGCGATCTGTCTGGTGGGACCTTTCAAAACCTCTTGATCCTGCCGATTTCCGACATGCGACGCAAAAGGGGGATTTCGAGTTTGAATCATTTCATGTAGAAGATGCGCTCGTGACAGTGTACCAACCCGGGCTGAGGCCGTACAATGTGTCGATATTCAATATGATTGTTGGGCCGTTTAGAAAGAGGTGGTTATTTTATGATTTGATGAGCGCCGAGGGGATCACGGGACAGTTTGATAACTGTTTATTCAGTCTGCATATGCCTCAGAAACTTGGGAAATcggtggaaaaggaaggaggaacggTTAAGCGAATG GCCCGATTCCGAATCGATGGTCTTCCCATCGAACATGTCCAATACGCCTCTGGTTACACCCCGCCCATGTCGTGGTTAACATCGGGCAAACTTGACGCTGTGCTCGATATCAAATTCCCCCATCACCCAGATGACCAAGTCGACCTTCAAGCGCTTTTTGCCGAAATTGGGCGGAATGTCGCTACCATCTCGCATGGCGTTCATCCAGATGATCCAGAAGGGGATAAACTGAAAGGAGCGATTGAATCGGCCGAGAACAGTCTGGTAGGGGTTATCCCGGGCCAACATCGGTTGGCGAGACCGCCACTGCGTGCAccgaagaagggagattatgggaaagaagaggaagagcgaaaAGTGGTGGTGGATATCGATTTGAGATTTAGGGAGTTGAAGGCTGCTGTGCCGCTGTACACGACAGATTTAACCGTTACCAACAATGCTTTGATCAGGCCTATCGTGGCGTTTATCAA TGCAAACAAGACTCTAGTTCCAATCCACTGCCAAGTGGACGCCGATCTAAGCAACTTTGAAGGATCGTGGACCCTCTTTGAAA cCGGCTTGATGACATCCATATCTGACCAAATATACGAAGCCATGGCATTCCATGTTTCCTCGGAAGCCGCCAATTCTCGTCGTCTGAGGCAAGTTTCAGTATGGGGTATACAGAGGAGTGCAGAGATGTTGATTGATATGCTGAGAGGAGTGGTTGATCCTGTTGGGGCGCAATTTGCCACGGTATAA